A region of the Dickeya chrysanthemi NCPPB 402 genome:
CGGTAGCGGCACGCAGCGCCTGCAGGCAATCGCGGCTGTATTCAGCCAACCGAACCATACGTGATTTATTGACGCGATAATGTGCGTTATCGCAATTCAGCAACATCTGCCACATCCAGCGCAGTTGCGTAGCAGTGAAATCCGGGCGAATCGCCAGAGGCGCATGCCGCTGGAATAACCATTTAATCGCCTTCAGCGGAATGCCCGGCGCGGCCCAGGGCGCAGAATAACCGGGAGAAATCTGGCCGGCATTGGCGGCGCTGGTTTCTAATGCCGGTTCCACCTGCCGGTCAATCACGGTGACGTCATGCCCTGCCTGCGCCAGATACCAGGCAGTACTGACGCCGATAACGCCACTCCCTAAAATCACCACCTTCATTTATTGCTGTTCTCCCTGATCCCTCCGCCAATCCCGCGGAATATGCTGCATAACACGTTAAACACCAAAATAAAAAGCTACTTTAACATGCAGGTATCAATTGTCATCTGTTGCAGATATAGCTTTTATTTATTATGAGAGCGTGAACACAACAACGTAGGATACGTCATAACACCATGTCGCCGCCCAATGCGGCACGTGACCCGTTTTCCACACAAAGGTTTTATCCAAGCTACCGATTTCACATCACTTTTCCCAAAATAAGCTACGATTAAATATGCCGACGCAATGAGGTGGCGGCAGTTATAGTAAGGGGTGCGCTGATGGCTATATCGACTGATGAGCGGGTGACAAGCCCACAACGTCTGAGTGACGGACCAGACTGGACATTCGATTTGCTGCAGGTCTATCTGGATGAAATTGACCGGGTAGCCAAACTCTATCGTCTGGATACCTATCCCCACCAAATCGAGGTGATTACCTCTGAACAAATGATGGATGCTTATTCCAGCATCGGGATGCCCATCAACTATGCCCACTGGTCATTCGGTAAAAAATTTATCGAAACCGAACAGCGGTATAAGCATGGTCAACAGGGGCTGGCCTACGAAATCGTCATCAACTCCAACCCCTGCATCGCTTACCTGATGGAAGAGAACACCATGCCGATGCAGGCGCTGGTCATGGCACATGCCTGTTACGGCCACAACTCCTTTTTCAAAGGTAATTATCTGTTTCGCAGTTGGACCGATGCCAGTTCGATTGTCGATTATTTGCTGTTTGCCCGCCAATACATCGCCCAGTGCGAAGAGCGTCATGGCGTCTATGAAGTAGAGAAACTGCTCGACTCCTGCCATGCGTTAATGAATTACGGCGTGGACCGCTATAAACGACCGCAGAAAATCTCGCTGGAAGAGGAAAAACTACGCCAGAAAAGCCGTGAAGCCTACCTGCAAAGCCAGGTCAATGAACTCTGGCGAACGCTGCCGCGTCGTGAGCAGGAAACCTCGCCGGAGAAAGCCCGTCGTTTTCCCAACGAGCCACAGGAAAACTTGCTCTACTTCATGGAGAAAAATGCTCCGTTGCTGGAGCCATGGCAGCGTGAAATCCTGCGCATCGTGCGTAAAATCAGCCAGTATTTTTATCCGCAAAAGCAGACCCAGGTCATGAATGAAGGCTGGGCCACATTCTGGCACTACACCATCCTTAATCATCTCTATGATGAGGGCAAACTGTCCGATCGCTTTATGCTGGAGTTTCTCCATAGCCATACTAATGTGGTTTATCAACCACCGTACAACAGCCCTTACTACAGCGGCATCAATCCGTATGCTCTTGGCTTTGCGATGTTCCAGGACATTAGGCGCATCTGTCAGGAACCGACGGAAGAAGACCGTTATTGGTTCCCGGACATCGCCGGTAAAGACTGGCTGACGACGTTACATTTCGCCATGCAAAACTTCAAAGACGAAAGTTTCATCAGCCAGTTCCTGTCGCCTAAGGTAATGCGAGATTTTCGTTTGTTTACCGTACTGGATGATGATCACAACAATTATCTGGAGATAGCCGCGATCCATGATGAAAAAGGCTACCAAAAAATTCGTCAGGAACTCTCTTCGCAGTACAACCTGAGCAATATCGAACCCAATATTCAGATCTGGAATGTGGATTTACGCGGCAACCGCTCGCTGACGTTGCGCTATGTGCCGCAAAACCGTGCACCACTGGATAAAAGCAGCCATGAAGTAATGAAACATGTTTATCGTCTGTGGGGGTTCGATGTCACACTGGAGCAAATGAATGAAGACGGCAGCATTGAGCTTATCGATCGTTGCCCACCGCGCAACCCTGCCCTGTAACCGGTCAATTAACCGCAAGAAAAACGGGTAGCCATCAGGCTACCCGTTTCTTTA
Encoded here:
- a CDS encoding SpoVR family protein translates to MAISTDERVTSPQRLSDGPDWTFDLLQVYLDEIDRVAKLYRLDTYPHQIEVITSEQMMDAYSSIGMPINYAHWSFGKKFIETEQRYKHGQQGLAYEIVINSNPCIAYLMEENTMPMQALVMAHACYGHNSFFKGNYLFRSWTDASSIVDYLLFARQYIAQCEERHGVYEVEKLLDSCHALMNYGVDRYKRPQKISLEEEKLRQKSREAYLQSQVNELWRTLPRREQETSPEKARRFPNEPQENLLYFMEKNAPLLEPWQREILRIVRKISQYFYPQKQTQVMNEGWATFWHYTILNHLYDEGKLSDRFMLEFLHSHTNVVYQPPYNSPYYSGINPYALGFAMFQDIRRICQEPTEEDRYWFPDIAGKDWLTTLHFAMQNFKDESFISQFLSPKVMRDFRLFTVLDDDHNNYLEIAAIHDEKGYQKIRQELSSQYNLSNIEPNIQIWNVDLRGNRSLTLRYVPQNRAPLDKSSHEVMKHVYRLWGFDVTLEQMNEDGSIELIDRCPPRNPAL